In Streptomyces chartreusis NRRL 3882, the following are encoded in one genomic region:
- a CDS encoding NUDIX hydrolase has translation MRQKLRVAAYAICVRDGQILLARSPAPDGTPEWVVPGGGMEHGEDPCDTVRREVEEETGYRIEVTGLLGVDSSRHTFRDGFGRAVDHHGVRLVYEGRIIGGELRNEVGGSTDLAAWQDLDAVPGLVRVRMVDIALRLWRERPATGRLADVLEDAE, from the coding sequence GTGCGACAGAAGTTGAGGGTGGCGGCCTACGCCATATGCGTCCGTGACGGACAGATCCTGCTCGCCCGCTCCCCGGCTCCCGACGGCACCCCCGAGTGGGTCGTGCCCGGCGGCGGCATGGAGCACGGCGAGGACCCCTGCGACACCGTGCGGCGGGAGGTCGAGGAGGAGACCGGCTACCGCATCGAGGTCACCGGACTGCTCGGCGTGGACTCCTCCCGCCACACCTTCCGTGACGGCTTCGGACGCGCCGTCGACCACCACGGCGTCCGGTTGGTCTACGAGGGCCGGATCATCGGCGGCGAACTCCGCAACGAGGTGGGCGGGTCCACCGACCTCGCCGCCTGGCAGGACCTGGACGCGGTGCCCGGACTGGTCCGGGTGCGGATGGTCGACATCGCACTGCGCCTGTGGCGGGAGCGGCCGGCCACCGGACGGCTCGCCGACGTCCTGGAGGACGCCGAATAG
- a CDS encoding TIGR03767 family metallophosphoesterase: MSRTRSVAGSGQGIHRRSVLAATGAVALSAGVGYALRPSDSQAATAKETTEAVAASSRRAPAAPLAPYTKGTTLASVATPRGSGYRRLGDGPGWQRVVRSDLAAPKSGRAGRRTALAAFVQLTDLHIIDAQHPLRLEYLRSADIHAWRPHEALTVQGAIALVERINALRGAPVTGAPLHFAMTTGDNTDNNAKSELEWFLKVMSGGRISPNSGDPRRYEGVQNSGLKQYWQPDAAVRDTDKQAGFPRLDGFLEAAIREVRSPGLNLPWYSTVGNHDSLPMGCYASHGDSYLTELAVGGKKLMDVSAAEAQRLQTLIKKARDPEGVRYEDFLKSHARAMRSVTPDESRAPFTPAEYLQAHLDPAYRGVGPAGHGYSSANLDAGTQYYAFRISDDVIGISLDTTDAGGHYEGSLGTAQLKWLDRTLRENKDSHAVIFSHHTSKTMTNTRPDPARPHERRHNGQEVLALLGGHRNVLAWVNGHIHKNVITPHSLSGGGSFWEISTASHVDFPQLARVIELTDNKDGTVSLFTTLVESSAPHRTDFSDLSQTGLAALYRELSLNAPGASTTLGGDPEDRNTELVLKKG; the protein is encoded by the coding sequence ATGTCGCGCACACGCTCAGTCGCCGGCTCCGGCCAGGGCATCCACCGTCGTTCCGTCCTCGCCGCCACCGGAGCGGTCGCCCTGTCCGCGGGCGTCGGCTACGCCCTGCGGCCCAGCGACAGCCAGGCCGCCACCGCCAAGGAGACCACCGAGGCCGTCGCCGCCTCTTCCCGCCGGGCACCGGCCGCGCCGCTGGCCCCCTACACCAAGGGCACGACCCTGGCGTCCGTGGCCACGCCGCGCGGCTCCGGCTACCGGCGCCTCGGCGACGGACCCGGCTGGCAGCGGGTCGTGCGCTCCGACCTGGCCGCGCCCAAGTCCGGCCGCGCCGGGCGCCGTACCGCGCTCGCGGCGTTCGTGCAGCTCACCGACCTGCACATCATCGACGCCCAGCACCCGCTGCGCCTGGAGTACCTGCGCTCGGCCGACATCCATGCCTGGCGGCCGCACGAGGCGCTGACCGTGCAGGGCGCGATCGCGCTCGTGGAGCGGATCAACGCGCTGCGCGGCGCCCCCGTCACCGGCGCCCCGCTGCACTTCGCCATGACCACCGGCGACAACACGGACAACAACGCCAAGTCCGAGCTGGAGTGGTTCCTGAAGGTCATGAGCGGCGGGCGCATCTCACCCAACTCCGGGGACCCGCGACGGTACGAGGGCGTCCAGAACAGCGGCCTCAAGCAGTACTGGCAGCCGGACGCCGCCGTCCGCGACACCGACAAGCAGGCCGGTTTCCCCCGCCTCGACGGTTTCCTCGAGGCCGCGATCCGCGAGGTGCGAAGCCCCGGCCTCAACCTGCCCTGGTACTCCACCGTCGGTAACCACGACTCCCTGCCGATGGGCTGCTACGCCTCGCACGGTGACTCCTACCTCACCGAACTCGCCGTCGGCGGCAAGAAGCTGATGGACGTGTCCGCGGCCGAGGCCCAGCGGCTCCAGACCCTCATCAAGAAGGCCCGGGACCCCGAGGGCGTCCGCTACGAGGACTTCCTGAAGTCCCACGCCCGCGCCATGCGCTCGGTCACCCCCGACGAGAGCCGCGCCCCCTTCACACCCGCCGAGTACCTCCAGGCGCACCTGGACCCGGCCTACCGCGGCGTCGGCCCGGCCGGCCACGGCTACTCCTCCGCCAACCTCGACGCGGGCACCCAGTACTACGCCTTCCGCATCTCCGACGACGTCATCGGCATCAGCCTGGACACCACCGACGCGGGCGGCCACTACGAGGGCTCGCTCGGCACGGCCCAGCTGAAGTGGCTCGACCGGACCCTGCGGGAGAACAAGGACTCCCACGCGGTGATCTTCAGCCATCACACCAGCAAGACGATGACGAACACCCGCCCGGACCCGGCCCGCCCCCACGAGCGCCGGCACAACGGCCAGGAGGTCCTCGCCCTCCTCGGCGGCCACCGCAACGTGCTCGCCTGGGTGAACGGCCACATCCACAAGAACGTCATCACCCCGCACTCCCTGTCCGGCGGCGGCTCCTTCTGGGAGATCTCCACGGCCTCCCACGTCGACTTCCCCCAGCTCGCCCGGGTCATCGAGCTGACCGACAACAAGGACGGCACGGTCTCCCTGTTCACCACGCTGGTGGAGTCCTCGGCCCCGCACCGCACGGACTTCTCCGACCTCTCCCAGACCGGCCTCGCGGCCCTCTACCGCGAGCTGTCCCTCAACGCCCCCGGCGCGAGCACGACCCTCGGCGGCGACCCGGAGGACCGCAACACCGAGCTGGTGCTGAAGAAGGGCTGA